In Risungbinella massiliensis, a single window of DNA contains:
- a CDS encoding D-alanyl-D-alanine carboxypeptidase family protein: MPMSSLLAAAPRETELAPSSRSAILMDADSGAILFEKNSHEKMPPASVTKVMTMLLIMEAIDTGKIKWTDKVRVSDRASSMGGSQIFLEPGEEMTVEEMLKGIALGSANDASVAMAEHLGGTEEGFVEMMNAKAKELGMNNTHFLNSNGLPVADHYTSAHDIAVMSRELLKHEEITKFTGIYQDHLRKDSEKPFWLVNTNKLVRFYQGLDGLKTGFTNEAKFCLSATAKRNNLRVIAVVMGEPDTKTRNAEVSGMLDYAFNQYTSVPFYKKGELIAKLDIEKGEPEQVEIRASRPISLLLKKGENARNIEKTIVWRELKTPLKKGEPLGKLQFKKQGNIILELDLISNTDIQQASLWDSFQKVMRNVLQLN, encoded by the coding sequence ATGCCAATGAGTAGCCTTTTAGCAGCAGCACCAAGGGAAACAGAACTAGCACCTAGTTCCCGATCAGCTATCTTGATGGATGCTGATAGTGGAGCGATCTTGTTCGAAAAAAATAGTCATGAAAAAATGCCACCTGCTTCTGTCACGAAAGTAATGACAATGCTTCTCATTATGGAGGCAATCGATACAGGAAAGATCAAATGGACAGACAAAGTGCGAGTAAGTGACCGTGCCTCATCCATGGGAGGATCTCAGATTTTCTTAGAGCCGGGTGAAGAGATGACGGTTGAAGAGATGTTAAAAGGGATTGCACTTGGTTCTGCCAATGATGCATCCGTTGCAATGGCAGAACATCTAGGTGGTACAGAAGAAGGGTTTGTGGAGATGATGAACGCGAAGGCAAAAGAGCTAGGGATGAATAACACTCATTTCCTTAACTCCAATGGGTTGCCAGTAGCTGATCATTATACTTCTGCTCATGACATTGCTGTAATGTCTCGTGAGCTTCTTAAACATGAGGAGATTACAAAGTTCACAGGTATCTACCAGGATCATCTAAGAAAAGATTCCGAAAAGCCATTTTGGTTGGTCAACACCAATAAACTAGTTCGATTTTATCAAGGATTAGATGGGCTCAAAACTGGTTTTACCAATGAAGCAAAATTTTGTCTTAGTGCCACCGCCAAACGGAACAACCTTCGTGTCATTGCAGTCGTGATGGGGGAGCCTGATACCAAAACACGTAATGCCGAAGTATCAGGGATGTTAGATTATGCATTTAATCAATACACGAGCGTTCCATTTTATAAAAAAGGCGAGTTGATCGCGAAGCTAGACATTGAAAAAGGGGAACCGGAGCAGGTAGAGATCCGTGCTAGCCGTCCTATTAGTCTGCTTCTAAAGAAGGGTGAAAACGCTCGAAATATTGAGAAGACCATTGTGTGGCGAGAGCTCAAAACCCCGCTTAAAAAAGGGGAACCACTTGGTAAATTACAGTTTAAAAAGCAAGGAAACATTATTTTAGAACTAGATCTAATCAGCAACACTGACATCCAGCAAGCGAGTCTCTGGGATTCTTTCCAAAAAGTGATGCGTAATGTACTTCAGCTTAATTGA
- a CDS encoding pyrimidine-nucleoside phosphorylase, with the protein MNTPEIIRKKRDGKELTTEELRYLIEGYSKGEIPDYQLSAWAMAVYYQGMTARETADLTMAMVESGDQVDLSAIPGVKVDKHSTGGVGDTTTLVLAPLVAAVGVPVAKMSGRGLGHTGGTIDKLESIPGFSTEIPNKKFLELVQKSGIAVMGQTANLTPADKQLYGLRDVTGTVESIPLIASSIMSKKIAAGSDAIVLDVKTGDGAFMKEEADAVRLAEAMVAIGHQVGRKTVAIISDMSQPLGYAIGNAMEIREAIDTLRGEGPEDLTDLCTALGTEMLLLAGKYETRQEATQALQQVIENGAALEKMEEFVSGQGGDIATITDPGKLPQPKEKVVIHSDKAGYIQRIHAEEIGLCAMRLGAGRATKADQIDFAVGVELHRKVGDAVEVGTPLATLYVNSEKNLPEVEKRLIAAMEIGEQSVQAPMLIRGIVTPEGFHQYK; encoded by the coding sequence ATGAATACACCAGAGATTATCCGCAAAAAACGTGATGGGAAAGAACTAACAACGGAAGAGCTCCGTTACTTAATAGAGGGTTACTCGAAAGGAGAAATTCCAGATTATCAGCTTTCTGCGTGGGCAATGGCAGTCTACTATCAAGGTATGACTGCGAGAGAAACGGCAGATCTTACGATGGCTATGGTTGAATCAGGAGATCAAGTGGATTTGTCTGCGATTCCTGGTGTCAAAGTAGATAAACATAGTACAGGTGGAGTTGGAGACACTACAACATTGGTACTTGCCCCGCTCGTCGCTGCTGTAGGAGTGCCAGTCGCAAAGATGTCAGGACGTGGCCTAGGACATACTGGTGGAACCATTGATAAGTTAGAATCTATTCCTGGCTTCTCGACAGAGATTCCCAATAAAAAGTTTCTAGAGCTTGTCCAAAAATCAGGTATTGCTGTGATGGGGCAAACTGCTAACCTCACCCCAGCTGACAAGCAATTGTATGGGTTGCGTGATGTGACCGGAACAGTTGAATCGATCCCATTGATTGCAAGCTCCATCATGTCCAAAAAAATTGCGGCTGGATCGGATGCGATCGTACTCGATGTAAAAACCGGGGATGGCGCTTTTATGAAAGAGGAAGCAGATGCAGTTCGACTAGCAGAGGCGATGGTAGCGATTGGGCATCAGGTAGGACGAAAAACGGTAGCGATCATTAGTGATATGAGTCAACCACTAGGTTATGCTATTGGCAATGCTATGGAGATACGAGAAGCGATTGATACACTGCGTGGAGAAGGGCCAGAAGATTTGACAGATCTCTGTACGGCACTTGGAACGGAAATGCTCCTTCTTGCTGGAAAATACGAAACACGCCAAGAAGCAACTCAAGCATTACAACAAGTGATTGAAAATGGAGCTGCTTTAGAAAAAATGGAGGAATTTGTTTCCGGGCAAGGTGGCGATATAGCTACGATTACCGATCCTGGTAAACTTCCTCAACCAAAAGAAAAGGTAGTCATCCACTCAGACAAAGCAGGATATATTCAACGAATTCATGCAGAGGAGATCGGGCTTTGTGCGATGCGTCTCGGAGCAGGACGTGCTACCAAAGCAGATCAGATCGATTTTGCGGTAGGGGTGGAGTTACATCGCAAAGTTGGCGATGCTGTAGAGGTAGGTACTCCGCTTGCCACACTTTACGTTAATAGTGAAAAGAATCTACCTGAAGTAGAAAAGCGTCTAATCGCTGCAATGGAAATCGGTGAACAATCAGTACAAGCTCCAATGCTTATTCGAGGTATTGTAACACCAGAAGGTTTTCATCAATATAAATAA
- a CDS encoding purine-nucleoside phosphorylase, producing MALLNKIQEAVSLIQSKTTHKPRVGLILGSGLGNLANEIEQAEIVSYADVPHFPVSTVEGHKGQLVFGTLQGVSVVAMQGRFHYYEGYSQQEVVFPVYVMKELGIQTLIATNAAGGMNSNFAAGDLMLITDHLNMTGANPLIGANEAELGPRFPDMSEAYSKELIALAERVAESQGIKVQKGVYAGITGPTYMTPAELIMLRTLGGDAVGMSTVPEVIAARHGGLSVLGISCITDMAIGEELEPLTHEQVVEVANRTKPKFMELVKGIIREGCK from the coding sequence ATGGCATTGTTAAACAAAATCCAAGAAGCAGTATCGCTGATTCAGAGCAAAACGACACACAAGCCAAGAGTGGGTCTTATTTTAGGGTCTGGATTGGGCAATTTAGCCAATGAGATTGAGCAAGCGGAAATAGTTTCTTATGCGGATGTTCCCCACTTTCCAGTATCTACAGTGGAGGGACATAAAGGACAGCTAGTGTTTGGTACATTACAGGGAGTATCGGTTGTTGCGATGCAAGGACGCTTTCACTATTACGAAGGCTATTCGCAACAAGAGGTGGTCTTTCCTGTCTATGTGATGAAAGAACTCGGAATACAAACTTTAATCGCCACCAATGCAGCTGGTGGGATGAACTCCAATTTCGCTGCGGGAGATCTGATGTTGATCACCGATCATCTCAATATGACTGGTGCAAATCCACTTATTGGTGCCAATGAAGCAGAATTAGGGCCTCGTTTTCCAGATATGTCCGAAGCTTATAGCAAAGAACTGATAGCGCTGGCAGAGCGTGTAGCTGAATCCCAAGGGATTAAAGTGCAAAAAGGAGTATACGCTGGAATTACAGGCCCTACTTATATGACTCCAGCAGAGCTGATTATGCTCCGTACATTAGGTGGGGATGCCGTAGGAATGTCGACCGTGCCAGAAGTAATTGCTGCTCGTCACGGTGGTCTATCTGTTTTAGGTATTTCCTGTATCACAGATATGGCAATTGGAGAAGAGCTAGAGCCACTTACCCATGAGCAAGTAGTAGAAGTAGCGAATCGTACCAAGCCTAAATTTATGGAACTGGTTAAAGGGATTATCCGAGAGGGTTGCAAATGA
- a CDS encoding purine-nucleoside phosphorylase gives MSKWQQAIDAIRAKTSIQPKIGLILGSGLGMLADEIEQADVIPYHEIPGFPTSTVEGHAGELVLGTLEGQPVITMKGRFHLYEGHGLDSVTFPIRVMKQLGVEIILVTNAAGGINTEFAAGDLMLITDHLNLMYRNPLIGPNDNELGARFPDMSTAYDPQLRQLAKKVAQSQGISLQEGVYAGVLGPSYETPAEIRMMRTIGADAVGMSTVPEVIVARHAGIKVVGISCISNMAAGILPQPLSHAEVMETAEKVKSIFIGLVKGLIREM, from the coding sequence ATGTCTAAATGGCAACAAGCAATCGATGCAATAAGAGCAAAAACCTCCATCCAACCCAAAATTGGATTAATTTTAGGTTCTGGTCTTGGGATGTTAGCTGATGAGATCGAACAAGCCGACGTAATTCCTTATCATGAAATTCCGGGCTTTCCAACTTCTACCGTAGAGGGACATGCGGGTGAGCTAGTTTTAGGTACATTGGAAGGTCAACCTGTTATTACGATGAAAGGTCGTTTTCACTTATATGAAGGTCATGGGCTCGATTCAGTCACTTTTCCGATTCGGGTAATGAAGCAACTTGGTGTAGAGATAATCTTAGTAACCAATGCAGCAGGTGGGATTAACACAGAATTTGCTGCAGGGGATCTCATGTTGATTACCGATCACCTTAATCTAATGTATCGCAACCCATTAATCGGACCTAATGATAATGAACTTGGTGCACGTTTCCCAGATATGTCGACTGCCTATGATCCACAACTACGTCAACTTGCCAAAAAGGTTGCACAGTCCCAAGGGATTAGCCTACAGGAAGGGGTCTATGCAGGAGTTCTGGGCCCTTCCTATGAGACTCCAGCTGAGATTCGTATGATGCGAACTATTGGTGCTGATGCAGTAGGGATGTCAACTGTACCAGAAGTGATCGTAGCTCGTCATGCGGGAATCAAAGTGGTAGGGATCTCCTGTATTTCCAATATGGCAGCAGGAATACTGCCTCAACCTTTAAGTCACGCAGAAGTGATGGAGACAGCAGAAAAAGTAAAAAGTATCTTTATTGGTCTGGTAAAAGGTCTCATCCGAGAAATGTAA
- the deoB gene encoding phosphopentomutase, whose translation MMKPFSKIFLVVLDSVGIGELPDAADYQDQGANTIGHIAEFRKGLKMPNMERLGLGKVIQAKGIQEVEQPIASYGRMMEISRGKDTTTGHWEFMGVHTKTAFKTYPEGFPAELIQRFEEQTGRKVIGNKPASGTEILDELGERHIQSGDLIVYTSADSVFQIAAHEEVVPLEELYRICEIARELTLDEKYSVVRVIARPFVGEPGNFTRTSNRRDYSVKPPHETVLNQLQDAGLDMIAIGKISDIYAGEGITRSIHTKDNQDGVDQLLKVGTEDFHGLCFLNLVDFDAKYGHRRDPEGYAKALEEWDERIPEVLDMIQEDDLLLIVADHGNDPTHHGTDHTREYVPLFAYTRRQTEGNSLGDRSTFADVGMTIAENFGVKGPAFGKSFLADLEG comes from the coding sequence ATGATGAAACCTTTTTCCAAAATCTTTTTGGTCGTGCTAGATAGTGTTGGGATCGGAGAATTACCAGATGCTGCTGACTATCAAGACCAAGGAGCCAATACAATCGGGCATATTGCGGAGTTTCGCAAAGGATTAAAAATGCCGAATATGGAACGTCTTGGTTTAGGAAAGGTAATACAAGCTAAGGGAATTCAAGAAGTAGAACAACCAATCGCTTCTTATGGCCGAATGATGGAGATTTCACGAGGAAAAGATACCACAACAGGTCATTGGGAGTTTATGGGGGTACATACAAAAACAGCATTTAAGACTTATCCAGAAGGGTTTCCTGCTGAATTGATTCAACGATTTGAAGAACAAACCGGTAGGAAAGTGATTGGCAATAAGCCTGCTTCTGGTACAGAGATTTTGGATGAATTAGGAGAGAGACATATACAATCAGGTGATTTAATTGTATATACCTCAGCAGATAGTGTGTTCCAGATTGCAGCTCATGAGGAAGTAGTGCCATTAGAAGAGCTCTATCGGATCTGTGAAATAGCCAGAGAATTGACGTTAGATGAAAAATATAGTGTGGTTCGAGTGATTGCTCGTCCTTTTGTGGGAGAACCTGGTAATTTTACACGTACCTCAAACCGACGGGACTATTCCGTAAAGCCTCCACACGAAACTGTACTCAACCAGTTACAAGATGCTGGGCTCGATATGATCGCAATTGGCAAAATTTCGGATATCTACGCTGGAGAAGGAATTACCAGATCCATTCATACCAAAGATAATCAGGACGGAGTAGATCAATTACTGAAAGTAGGAACAGAAGACTTTCATGGGCTTTGTTTCCTCAACTTAGTTGATTTTGATGCCAAATATGGTCATCGTCGCGATCCTGAAGGATATGCCAAGGCTTTAGAGGAATGGGATGAGCGTATTCCAGAGGTGTTGGATATGATTCAAGAGGACGATCTTCTATTGATCGTAGCGGATCATGGGAACGATCCTACCCATCATGGGACAGATCACACTCGGGAATATGTTCCTCTTTTTGCCTATACTCGTAGACAAACCGAAGGAAATTCACTTGGAGATCGCTCTACTTTCGCTGATGTGGGAATGACGATCGCAGAGAATTTTGGCGTAAAAGGTCCCGCTTTTGGGAAAAGCTTTTTGGCTGACTTAGAAGGATGA
- a CDS encoding DUF4227 family protein: MIISVRRWKEWIKFFVLFVLFTTLLYLVMSFLMPLLQPDDEYKEPLGGAVKVIVMDLEIPKQEITFSREVWERVKLFYQQGE, from the coding sequence GTGATCATATCCGTTCGTAGATGGAAAGAGTGGATTAAGTTTTTTGTGCTGTTTGTGTTGTTTACTACATTACTGTACCTTGTCATGTCTTTTTTGATGCCATTATTACAACCAGATGATGAGTATAAAGAGCCGCTTGGCGGAGCAGTAAAAGTTATCGTAATGGATCTAGAAATACCCAAACAAGAAATAACTTTTTCTCGTGAAGTATGGGAGCGAGTGAAACTGTTCTATCAGCAGGGAGAATGA
- a CDS encoding GNAT family N-acetyltransferase, which produces MQIQLKEITRENWKECIKLQPAKEQQHFVASNLYSIAESKFYPSCYTMAIYAAEVMVGFTLYGYDQDTDTLGEYWISRLMIDEKYQRKGYAKAAMLQVLQQLRETPDCKKVKISYHPDNQIAAKLYQSLGFKEIGMAEWQEMVAELDLKA; this is translated from the coding sequence TTGCAAATACAATTAAAAGAAATCACTCGTGAGAACTGGAAAGAATGTATCAAACTTCAACCTGCGAAGGAACAACAACATTTTGTCGCTTCCAATCTATATTCCATTGCTGAATCCAAATTTTATCCTAGTTGCTATACGATGGCAATTTACGCTGCCGAAGTTATGGTTGGATTCACCCTCTACGGGTATGACCAAGACACAGATACACTTGGTGAGTATTGGATCTCCCGACTCATGATCGATGAAAAATATCAACGAAAAGGCTATGCAAAAGCTGCTATGCTACAAGTACTTCAACAGCTACGAGAAACACCAGACTGCAAAAAGGTAAAAATCAGCTATCACCCAGATAATCAAATAGCTGCTAAACTCTATCAAAGCTTAGGGTTCAAAGAGATTGGAATGGCTGAATGGCAGGAAATGGTGGCAGAGTTGGATCTAAAAGCTTAA
- a CDS encoding ABC transporter ATP-binding protein: protein MKPILEVKQVTKKYQEQLIALDNVSFTLKEGECLGLIGESGSGKSTLGKLILGLENPDQGEIILNGMSFHTLKSSALRNARKEIQAVFQNPTQSLNGRLPIWKSVIEPLENYPEVIPDFLKEVRHSKRLMGSVLLELVGLNKDFLDHYPHQLSGGQIQRVAIARGIGLQPKLLVLDEPTSNLDVSTQAKILNLLKKLKKQFSISYLFISHDLSSIQYLSDRIAVLKKGRIVDLFSTSHLFELDRKTYTKQLVSTVSE from the coding sequence TTGAAGCCGATTCTGGAAGTCAAACAAGTTACGAAAAAGTATCAGGAACAATTGATAGCTTTAGATAACGTTTCCTTTACTCTGAAAGAAGGAGAGTGCTTGGGCCTTATAGGAGAGAGTGGTAGTGGAAAAAGCACATTGGGAAAGTTAATCCTTGGATTGGAAAATCCAGACCAAGGAGAGATCATATTGAATGGAATGTCATTCCACACTTTAAAAAGTAGTGCATTGCGTAACGCGCGAAAAGAGATACAAGCAGTCTTTCAGAATCCTACTCAATCACTTAATGGACGGCTGCCCATTTGGAAGTCGGTAATAGAACCGCTTGAAAATTATCCTGAAGTTATCCCAGATTTTTTAAAGGAAGTGAGACATTCAAAACGTCTAATGGGTTCCGTACTTCTAGAATTAGTAGGCCTAAACAAAGACTTTTTAGACCATTATCCTCATCAACTTAGTGGTGGTCAAATTCAGCGTGTAGCAATTGCAAGAGGAATTGGTTTACAACCTAAATTGCTAGTTTTAGACGAGCCAACCTCCAATTTAGATGTATCGACTCAAGCAAAGATCCTCAATTTATTGAAGAAATTGAAGAAGCAATTTAGCATTTCGTATTTATTTATTTCTCATGATTTATCGTCTATTCAATATTTAAGTGATCGAATTGCGGTGTTAAAAAAAGGGAGAATCGTAGATTTATTTTCTACATCACACCTATTTGAGTTAGATCGTAAAACATATACAAAGCAGTTGGTGTCAACAGTATCAGAGTGA
- a CDS encoding ABC transporter ATP-binding protein, with amino-acid sequence MVLHITNLNISSNQERARDSHTIIQDLHFTIQPGEMVGLVGESGSGKSVTSSAILGLLPNSLTIVSGEITMHEVPLRSLSEKEKRRFRGKEIAYLFQNYSDSFTPFLRIGKQMVEAIRSHEKIGKSEAKQLALQWLERVNLPAERVYQSYPFQLSGGQIQRAAIAVALMMKPSLIIADEPTTALDVLTGERVLDLLGQLQNETNCAVLLISHNLRHVLNRTNRMAVMYGGHLIEMGATESIRNNPKHPYTQMLLKARPTLTYQKLDTLPEMPGEPGMISERGCPFLFRCPYSKEICKEKPILSYISEAHMVACHLSQEGEVSFEADSGSQTSYEKVSGTIDSFR; translated from the coding sequence ATGGTTCTTCATATCACAAATCTCAATATTTCTTCAAATCAGGAAAGAGCGAGGGATTCGCATACTATAATACAGGATCTTCATTTCACAATCCAACCAGGAGAAATGGTTGGGTTGGTGGGGGAAAGCGGAAGTGGAAAAAGTGTCACTTCATCTGCCATACTTGGTCTACTACCTAATTCTCTTACAATTGTTTCAGGTGAGATTACGATGCATGAAGTCCCATTGAGATCATTATCAGAGAAGGAAAAACGCCGATTTCGAGGCAAAGAGATTGCCTATCTTTTTCAAAATTATTCCGATAGTTTCACCCCCTTTTTACGAATCGGGAAACAGATGGTAGAAGCGATTCGAAGTCATGAGAAGATTGGTAAATCGGAAGCAAAGCAATTAGCATTACAATGGTTAGAACGAGTGAATTTACCAGCGGAACGCGTATACCAAAGTTATCCTTTCCAATTAAGTGGTGGACAGATTCAACGTGCGGCAATCGCTGTTGCACTTATGATGAAACCATCGTTGATCATTGCGGATGAACCTACTACAGCTTTGGATGTGCTAACTGGTGAGCGAGTTTTAGATTTATTAGGTCAACTACAAAATGAGACCAATTGTGCTGTTTTACTGATCTCTCACAATTTGAGACATGTACTAAATCGAACCAACCGAATGGCAGTGATGTATGGCGGACATTTGATTGAGATGGGAGCAACTGAGAGTATCCGAAACAACCCAAAACATCCGTACACACAGATGTTATTAAAAGCCCGTCCTACACTTACTTATCAAAAACTAGATACTCTTCCAGAGATGCCTGGTGAACCAGGAATGATTTCAGAGAGAGGTTGTCCCTTTTTATTTCGATGCCCCTATAGTAAGGAAATATGTAAAGAAAAACCGATATTGAGTTATATAAGCGAAGCCCACATGGTTGCTTGTCACCTCTCACAGGAAGGAGAAGTATCGTTTGAAGCCGATTCTGGAAGTCAAACAAGTTACGAAAAAGTATCAGGAACAATTGATAGCTTTAGATAA
- the nikC gene encoding nickel transporter permease, which yields MKNQTSLYHLIHQPMSLIGFILLVFFVFITLFGSYLVPNDPFEVDMAKRLLSPSFEYPFGTDHLGRCIFSRIVEGSQSTLGITAFTIMTVVLIGVPIGLISGYVGGRLDSIMMRILDALSSIPEFILAIAIAGFLGPSLINIMLAVVLINWMSYARVVRGIVLSEREKEYVLAARVGGCDTWKLLRRHLLPQVLRPVITLAVMDIGTIILTISSLSFLGLGAQPPEPEWGAMLNDARPYFQTSPELMLYPGMAIILIVTAANLIGDGLSEKFRVR from the coding sequence ATGAAGAATCAAACTAGCTTATACCATCTTATTCATCAGCCAATGAGCCTGATCGGATTCATACTTCTGGTCTTTTTTGTTTTTATAACATTGTTTGGTTCCTATCTAGTACCAAACGATCCTTTCGAAGTAGACATGGCGAAGAGGTTGTTATCCCCAAGTTTTGAATATCCTTTCGGAACGGATCACTTAGGTCGATGTATTTTTTCTAGAATAGTAGAAGGTTCCCAATCTACACTTGGAATCACTGCTTTCACTATAATGACCGTTGTTCTAATAGGAGTACCAATAGGACTGATATCGGGTTATGTAGGCGGTCGCTTGGATTCTATCATGATGCGTATTCTCGATGCTCTATCTTCTATACCAGAATTTATATTAGCTATTGCTATCGCAGGTTTTCTTGGTCCAAGTTTGATCAATATTATGTTAGCTGTGGTCTTAATTAATTGGATGAGCTATGCAAGGGTAGTTCGTGGAATTGTTTTATCTGAACGAGAAAAAGAGTATGTTCTAGCAGCTAGAGTAGGTGGTTGTGATACATGGAAGTTATTAAGACGTCACCTGTTACCGCAAGTTCTCCGACCAGTGATTACGCTTGCGGTGATGGATATTGGAACTATCATTTTAACTATTTCGTCCCTATCTTTTTTAGGTCTAGGTGCTCAACCACCAGAACCAGAGTGGGGCGCTATGCTAAATGATGCTAGACCCTATTTTCAGACGAGCCCAGAGTTAATGCTCTATCCTGGAATGGCTATCATCTTAATCGTAACTGCTGCTAATTTAATTGGAGACGGTCTTTCCGAAAAATTTCGAGTACGTTGA
- the nikB gene encoding nickel ABC transporter permease, with protein sequence MINLICRRFIQLLLVLFLLSIFTFSLMKLAPGDPVRSMLQTDYFAVTKQEEVELRQELGFDLPILIQYGKWIKGVLQLDFGKSYLNGKPVWDELMRRIPVTLELTLGAFVVMVLITVPLGVLAACYPNKFPDHLGRFLALMGASIPSFWFGLLLIHLFALELQWLSSIGRGTITHMILPSVTLGFSMATIYARLLRTGLLESFSQEYIRAARARGVQEWRILLFHALRAAMLPIITVFGMNIGYLLGGSVVTEMLFSWPGLGSMVIDAINGRDYPVIQGYIIFIGFFVVVINLLVDLFYFIIDPRIRHGEGLTR encoded by the coding sequence TTGATAAATCTTATTTGCCGCCGTTTTATTCAGTTGCTTTTAGTATTATTTCTTCTATCTATCTTCACTTTTAGTTTGATGAAGCTAGCACCAGGAGATCCGGTAAGGAGCATGTTGCAAACCGATTATTTCGCTGTCACAAAGCAAGAAGAGGTAGAGCTTCGTCAAGAGCTAGGTTTCGATCTACCGATCCTGATCCAATATGGTAAATGGATCAAAGGAGTACTGCAACTTGATTTTGGAAAGTCCTATCTTAATGGTAAGCCTGTTTGGGATGAATTAATGAGGCGTATCCCTGTAACATTAGAGTTAACCTTGGGAGCATTTGTAGTGATGGTATTGATCACAGTGCCTTTAGGAGTACTAGCTGCCTGCTATCCAAATAAATTTCCTGATCACCTAGGCCGCTTTCTTGCCCTGATGGGAGCTTCCATTCCTAGTTTTTGGTTTGGCTTGTTACTAATCCACCTTTTTGCGTTGGAATTACAATGGCTATCTTCTATAGGGAGAGGGACTATTACTCATATGATTCTTCCTTCTGTTACTTTAGGTTTTTCCATGGCTACTATTTATGCTCGTTTATTACGTACAGGGCTTTTGGAGAGTTTTTCGCAAGAGTATATACGGGCTGCTAGAGCGAGAGGCGTTCAGGAGTGGAGAATTCTGTTATTTCATGCACTCAGGGCGGCAATGTTGCCGATCATTACTGTGTTTGGAATGAATATAGGATATCTGTTAGGTGGCTCAGTAGTCACCGAAATGCTATTTTCTTGGCCAGGACTTGGAAGTATGGTGATTGACGCAATTAATGGAAGGGATTATCCAGTGATCCAAGGATATATCATATTTATCGGCTTTTTTGTAGTTGTAATCAATTTACTAGTTGATTTGTTCTATTTCATCATTGACCCACGAATTCGACATGGGGAGGGATTGACTCGATGA